The sequence ACGAAGATTGACGTGGCTGTTAATGTATCCAAAGCATTCTATGATGTGCTGGCTACCGAGCAGCAGATCAGGATAGCCACGCAGGATATCACCCGCCTGGAACGTAGCCTCAAAGATGCACAGGCGCAATACAATGCCGGCGTAACCGATAAAACGGATTACAAAAGAGCTACCATTGCACTGAACAACACAAAGGCCCTGCTGAAAAGCAATCAGGAAGTGCTGAAGGCAAAAGTGGAATACCTGAAGGCCCTCATGGGATATCCTGCCAGCCAGCCGCTGGACATTATTTACGACAGCCTGCAGATGGAAAAGGAGGTGACACTGGATACATTGCAAACAGTGAATTATACCAGCCGTATAGAGTTCCAGACATTGCAAACGCAACGCAGGTTGCAACAGGCCAATGTAAAATATAATAAATGGAGCTACCTGCCCAGTGTAGCTGCCAATGGCGCTTATAACCTGAACTACCAGAATGATGAGTTTTCCAAAGTGTATAACAGGAACTATCCTTATTCTTTCGCCGGCCTTACGGTGTCTGTTCCTATTTTCCAGGGTGGTAAGCGGAAGTACAATATTCAACAGGCCGAATGGCAATTGAAATCCATTGACTGGCAGGAGATCAACCTGAAGAATAGTATCAACGCAGAATATTCGCAGGCGCTGGCTGTTTACAAAGGTAACCTGGCGAGCTACCTGGCGCTGAAAGAAAACATGGAGCTGGCGCAGGAGGTGTATGATGTCATCAACTTACAATACCGGTCGGGGGTTAAAACTTATCTCGAAGTCATTACCGCCGAGTCGGACCTGCGCACGGCAAGGATCAATTATTACAATGCCTTGTACCAGGTATTATCCGGTAAAATAGATGTACAAAAAGCATTGGGTCAAATCAATTACTAATATCAAACATCTCAGTATATGTTGTTCAAAAGGATAGGATATTTTACAAGTGTAGGTTGTATGTTGGTCATTGCTTCCTGCGGGGGTAATAAACAGCAACCTGCTGCACAGGGCCCGGCCCCGGCTGTTCCTGTAACAGTAGCCAAAGTAACTATTACCGATGCAGTTTATTTCGATGAATACCCCGGCACCGTTACTGCCCTTAACCAGGTAGAACTGCGTGCGCAGGTAAACGGGTATATTACCGGTATCTATT comes from Paraflavitalea devenefica and encodes:
- a CDS encoding TolC family protein, producing the protein MNNLYKERLSEKKKILRAFLLALAMPLLLPAQQSTSDSVLQQATIENVIQYAIKRQPSVQQSLIDQEITETTIKSKLADWYPQVNFGYNFNHIFQLQTFVVGGEVRSAGLRNTSALQFTATQNIFNRDVLLASKTARDVRQLSRQNTSSTKIDVAVNVSKAFYDVLATEQQIRIATQDITRLERSLKDAQAQYNAGVTDKTDYKRATIALNNTKALLKSNQEVLKAKVEYLKALMGYPASQPLDIIYDSLQMEKEVTLDTLQTVNYTSRIEFQTLQTQRRLQQANVKYNKWSYLPSVAANGAYNLNYQNDEFSKVYNRNYPYSFAGLTVSVPIFQGGKRKYNIQQAEWQLKSIDWQEINLKNSINAEYSQALAVYKGNLASYLALKENMELAQEVYDVINLQYRSGVKTYLEVITAESDLRTARINYYNALYQVLSGKIDVQKALGQINY